The Teredinibacter sp. KSP-S5-2 genome includes a window with the following:
- a CDS encoding glycosyl hydrolase family 18 protein, with the protein MISAEKIKKVGGLLLLAAGAFSLESQAYDCNGVPQYVDGSSYNTGDIVQNINEAFNCTVGGWCTVGGPYEPGVGWAWQYAWSSLGGCSSTSSSSSSSSSSSSSSSSSSSSSSSSSSSSSSSSSSSSSSSSSSSSSSSSSSSSSSSSSSSSSSSGGVDHAACRPDGLYTAPGVQSAYCDVYDTDGREKMAINRRIIGYFPAWRHGKDGRPQYIVKDIPWDKITHINYAFAHVENSQVSIGDPNNPENPATGMTWPGVAGAEMDPEYSFNGHFNLFNKYKKMYPQVKTMVSVGGWAETGGHFDSTGTRVSDGGFYTLTDSEANMDTFAQSAVNFLRTYGFDGIDIDYEYATSMPYAGNPLDFPFSEARRSSLMASYVVLMRKLRNALDAAGEQDGKHYLLTVAAPSSGYMLRGMDMYQVTEYLDYLNIMSYDLHGAWNEYVGPNAALYDDGQDPELVFWNFYGVYGIGYLNTDWAYHYFRGSMPAGRLNIGVPYYTRGWRDVQGGTNGLWGKAPLPDQTQCPEGTGGTVGSTVPCGNGAIGIDNIWHDLDPITGLEVPAGANPMWHAKNLERGLAGSYIGAFGLDPANDPDDQLTGTYTRYYNATMVTPWLWNAEKRVFLSTEDEQSLNTKSDYVIDKGIGGIMFWELSGDYDCPASGECGMGDTLTTTIYNKFANASPYNATKAERAMPTQVLPMSYSLGGYPVGDSNFPITGKLTLTNDSSMTIPGGAVFEFNYGTSDVGTVSNQSGFTLTLVQDGHSGNNTGAPGLDSNYHLARLTMPSWQSLAPGASVTITFAQQLPTSMYSNWTVSFGGQTYAVSFDYPRGTLVSSSSSSSSSSTSSSSTSSSSSSSGGSCTSPAYVDGSPYSTGDVVQNVGNEYRCTVGGWCSVGGPYEPGVGWAWTSAWTQLGGC; encoded by the coding sequence TATTAATGAAGCATTTAATTGTACCGTCGGTGGTTGGTGTACGGTGGGTGGCCCCTATGAGCCAGGTGTTGGCTGGGCGTGGCAATATGCCTGGAGTTCTCTAGGAGGTTGCTCATCCACAAGTTCATCGAGCAGCAGTTCGTCCAGTTCAAGCAGTTCCAGTTCCTCAAGTTCGTCCAGCAGTTCTTCTTCATCTTCTTCTAGTAGTAGTTCGAGCTCATCGAGTTCTTCCAGTAGTTCGTCTTCTTCCTCGAGTAGCAGCTCTTCTTCATCCTCAAGCAGTAGCTCTTCCAGTTCCTCAAGTTCATCCGGTGGTGTGGATCATGCGGCGTGTCGTCCTGATGGCTTATACACTGCACCCGGTGTTCAGTCTGCATATTGTGATGTTTACGATACGGATGGTCGGGAGAAGATGGCAATCAATCGTCGTATCATTGGCTACTTCCCCGCATGGCGACATGGTAAAGACGGACGACCCCAATACATCGTTAAAGATATTCCCTGGGATAAGATTACACATATTAATTATGCGTTCGCTCATGTTGAAAACAGTCAGGTCTCCATTGGTGACCCGAATAACCCGGAAAACCCCGCGACTGGCATGACTTGGCCTGGTGTGGCTGGGGCGGAAATGGATCCAGAATACTCGTTTAACGGTCACTTCAACTTATTTAACAAATACAAAAAAATGTACCCACAGGTTAAAACCATGGTCTCCGTGGGAGGTTGGGCTGAAACCGGTGGACATTTCGATTCAACAGGCACTCGTGTAAGTGATGGTGGTTTTTATACGCTGACAGATAGCGAAGCCAACATGGATACCTTTGCCCAATCTGCGGTGAACTTCCTGCGTACTTACGGTTTTGATGGTATCGATATCGATTACGAATATGCCACTTCAATGCCATACGCGGGTAACCCTTTGGACTTCCCATTCTCAGAGGCTCGACGTTCCAGTTTGATGGCCAGTTATGTGGTGCTTATGCGGAAATTGCGAAATGCACTGGATGCAGCCGGTGAACAGGATGGTAAGCACTATCTGTTAACTGTTGCCGCACCTTCGTCGGGGTATATGTTACGAGGTATGGACATGTATCAGGTTACCGAATATCTGGATTACCTGAATATTATGTCTTACGACTTGCACGGTGCCTGGAACGAGTATGTCGGCCCGAATGCGGCCTTGTACGATGATGGGCAAGATCCTGAGTTGGTGTTCTGGAATTTCTATGGTGTATATGGCATTGGTTATTTGAATACCGACTGGGCCTACCATTATTTCCGTGGCTCAATGCCTGCGGGCCGACTCAATATCGGCGTTCCATACTACACCCGCGGTTGGCGCGATGTTCAGGGCGGAACCAACGGCTTATGGGGTAAAGCGCCTTTACCTGATCAAACACAGTGTCCTGAAGGAACAGGTGGAACAGTGGGGTCGACCGTACCCTGTGGTAATGGTGCAATCGGTATCGACAATATCTGGCATGACCTTGATCCTATAACCGGTTTGGAAGTGCCTGCTGGAGCCAACCCAATGTGGCATGCGAAAAACCTGGAGCGTGGTTTAGCGGGTAGTTACATCGGCGCCTTTGGTCTTGATCCTGCCAATGATCCAGATGACCAGCTTACCGGAACCTACACCCGTTATTACAACGCTACTATGGTTACGCCTTGGCTGTGGAATGCGGAAAAACGCGTTTTCCTTTCGACGGAGGATGAGCAGTCACTGAATACCAAGTCGGATTATGTGATCGATAAGGGAATTGGCGGCATCATGTTCTGGGAGTTGTCCGGTGACTATGATTGTCCGGCCAGCGGTGAATGTGGAATGGGGGATACCCTGACCACAACCATCTACAACAAGTTTGCTAATGCTTCACCTTACAATGCAACCAAAGCCGAACGGGCTATGCCAACTCAGGTATTGCCGATGTCCTATAGCTTGGGCGGGTATCCTGTTGGTGATTCCAACTTCCCGATTACTGGCAAGTTGACTCTGACTAATGACTCGTCAATGACGATTCCTGGTGGGGCGGTGTTTGAGTTCAACTATGGTACGTCTGATGTGGGCACGGTATCGAACCAGTCCGGGTTTACTTTGACTCTGGTCCAGGATGGTCATTCCGGCAATAACACTGGCGCGCCAGGGTTAGATAGCAACTACCATTTGGCTCGCTTAACAATGCCTTCTTGGCAATCTTTAGCGCCAGGTGCGAGTGTGACCATTACGTTCGCGCAACAGCTGCCGACATCCATGTACTCTAACTGGACTGTATCTTTTGGTGGGCAAACCTACGCCGTTTCGTTTGATTACCCTCGCGGTACGTTAGTTAGTTCGTCCAGTTCAAGCTCATCCAGTAGCACAAGTTCATCTTCCACCAGTAGCTCCAGCTCATCCAGCGGCGGTTCATGTACATCGCCTGCTTATGTTGATGGTTCGCCATACAGCACTGGGGATGTAGTACAGAATGTCGGTAATGAATACCGTTGTACTGTTGGCGGATGGTGTTCGGTTGGCGGCCCCTATGAGCCTGGCGTTGGTTGGGCCTGGACAAGCGCCTGGACACAGCTCGGAGGCTGTTAG
- a CDS encoding FimV/HubP family polar landmark protein → MSKLQQELKWAQVGDQIKDLPIMGRRLLIVVIALSTTLVSQFSVALGLGKINLQSNLNEPLQAEIELLQAKDLSESEILVGLATNEDFQRVGVDKPFFLSDLRFKVVLDGNGGGSIQVSSRKTVREPFLNFIVQVQWPSGRLLREYTLLMDLPVYAGDTAQPITPAPVQQQPASTVQPAPKATVDNSGSRYNPRSAYTPPGGQSARPSGVSSSQPLQPRATAGDEVFVNANDTLWEIASSVRPNRSVTVQQTMLAIQRKNPQAFINNNINLLKEGQVLRIPDISEITDTGRQQAVELVAVQNNAWMGGASLPADSGPQLEGSKSYSTYESESSGAEGRVSLSSPEDVSGSSQGRGTGVGGSTEALQNELAITLEQLDKTNRENSDLQSKVASLEEQIQTLERMIALNNEDMRALELAAKQREEQEALAEVEKQATLETDDAAESEMAGRTKDPLSMGLDEADLATETAPEVDDLYSNTSDEDVSESVVEEPATDTTVAETAPVEEKPEAAPDRNKVVISAPKKESGILDLILDNILYIGLLVVAILGAAFYFLKQRSSEEDDFEEDFLEQTPLFEEQEVETAPEEDFEPVEEAAAAEEESVEREDDTAAEPETGDVVAEADIYIAYGKYDQAEDMLLKGLEREPENTDIRLKLLEVYANQQDAESFDPQFAKLYAIGNQGAISRAHQLRETISGAGEFDESLFDVSDAKSDDELDVSDSGEDEIDFEAELESLSLDSDEDDEISLELDLGSSQPAEEDDLSFDLETSLESTDESDVDLGDDLDLNFDTETNLEDELGELDLDFDSVEKPESKDDEDDFSIDFESPEMPSSEEAEDELSIDFDLEEGLDELGETDLSALDSELELELPEESQNDEAEEEFDLGDLDLGDDLSLEDESSDEEAEDDLSDLSIDFDIEEPEAEVAEPESLESDLAALDVALDGSFDLEETAEDIAESEDEISLDLEDELELESTESEPEPISSWSEKETLISPAINLEVESSKEDDLDIAADDMDLSALDEELDALTSDIDSDLADLDDELSFDVEPAPEAPPTATVMEEPEVDFDLEDDLDEPRETESVEFDESDLEMGEDTMFQEAIAEVPDSDLDFEIPEVDPEAAGDDEDLGFLSDSDEVATKLDLARAYIDMDDTEGARDIIEEIMKEGNDQQKQEAKNLIARLEG, encoded by the coding sequence TTGAGCAAATTACAACAAGAACTGAAATGGGCTCAGGTTGGGGATCAAATAAAGGATCTTCCTATTATGGGCCGTCGATTACTGATTGTTGTTATTGCTTTGTCGACCACTCTGGTGTCGCAGTTCTCTGTTGCTTTAGGGCTTGGCAAAATTAACTTACAGTCGAATTTAAATGAGCCGTTACAGGCTGAAATTGAACTGTTACAGGCAAAAGATCTCTCTGAGTCGGAGATTCTTGTCGGTTTGGCGACCAACGAAGACTTCCAGCGAGTAGGCGTTGATAAGCCATTCTTCTTGAGCGATCTCCGCTTTAAGGTGGTTCTTGACGGCAACGGTGGGGGAAGTATCCAGGTTTCTTCTAGAAAAACTGTTCGTGAACCTTTCCTCAACTTCATCGTTCAGGTGCAATGGCCAAGTGGTCGATTGTTGAGAGAATATACCTTATTAATGGATCTGCCTGTTTATGCGGGTGATACAGCTCAGCCTATTACTCCTGCCCCTGTTCAGCAGCAACCTGCCAGTACTGTACAGCCAGCACCTAAAGCGACAGTAGATAACTCCGGTTCTCGTTACAACCCTCGTTCAGCATACACTCCACCCGGTGGTCAATCTGCTCGGCCTTCCGGCGTATCCTCAAGCCAACCCCTACAGCCTCGTGCCACTGCAGGTGATGAGGTGTTCGTTAATGCAAACGATACATTATGGGAAATTGCATCTAGTGTCCGGCCTAATCGATCTGTAACGGTACAGCAGACAATGCTGGCTATTCAGCGGAAAAACCCTCAGGCGTTCATTAATAACAATATCAACCTGCTAAAAGAAGGGCAGGTTTTACGCATTCCTGATATCAGCGAAATAACAGACACCGGCAGGCAGCAAGCTGTTGAGCTGGTGGCTGTACAGAATAACGCCTGGATGGGCGGTGCGAGTTTACCGGCAGATTCAGGACCTCAGTTGGAAGGTAGCAAGTCTTACTCGACCTATGAGTCTGAGTCGTCAGGAGCAGAAGGGCGGGTGAGTTTGTCATCTCCTGAAGATGTGTCAGGTAGTTCCCAAGGGCGAGGTACTGGTGTTGGTGGTAGTACTGAAGCTTTACAAAATGAACTGGCGATAACGCTTGAGCAGTTAGATAAAACCAATCGTGAAAACTCTGATTTGCAATCCAAGGTTGCATCTCTTGAAGAGCAAATTCAAACCCTTGAGCGCATGATCGCATTAAATAATGAAGATATGCGGGCGCTTGAGTTGGCGGCGAAACAACGCGAAGAGCAAGAAGCGTTAGCTGAAGTTGAAAAGCAAGCAACATTAGAAACTGACGATGCTGCGGAAAGTGAAATGGCTGGTCGAACCAAAGACCCGTTATCAATGGGATTGGATGAAGCTGACTTGGCGACAGAAACTGCGCCAGAAGTTGATGACCTCTATAGCAATACATCTGATGAGGATGTATCTGAGTCTGTTGTGGAAGAGCCTGCAACGGATACAACTGTTGCCGAGACTGCTCCAGTAGAAGAGAAGCCTGAAGCTGCACCAGATCGAAATAAAGTTGTGATTTCTGCGCCTAAGAAGGAATCAGGAATCCTTGATTTGATTCTCGACAATATCCTTTATATCGGATTGTTGGTTGTCGCTATTCTGGGGGCTGCTTTCTATTTCCTTAAACAGCGTTCTTCTGAAGAAGATGATTTTGAAGAAGACTTCCTTGAGCAGACTCCACTGTTTGAAGAGCAGGAAGTTGAAACCGCTCCAGAAGAAGACTTTGAACCTGTAGAAGAAGCGGCTGCCGCTGAGGAAGAGTCCGTAGAGCGTGAAGATGACACAGCAGCTGAACCGGAAACGGGGGATGTGGTTGCGGAAGCGGATATCTATATTGCTTACGGTAAATATGACCAAGCTGAAGATATGCTGCTTAAAGGTTTGGAGCGTGAACCGGAAAACACCGATATACGATTAAAGCTACTTGAGGTTTACGCAAACCAACAGGATGCAGAAAGCTTCGATCCACAGTTTGCCAAGCTCTACGCAATTGGTAACCAGGGCGCCATCAGTCGCGCACACCAACTGCGTGAAACCATTTCCGGTGCGGGCGAGTTTGATGAGAGCTTATTCGATGTGTCTGATGCAAAATCAGATGATGAGTTAGATGTCTCTGACAGTGGTGAAGATGAAATAGATTTTGAGGCCGAGCTGGAGTCTTTATCCCTAGACTCTGACGAGGATGATGAAATATCCCTGGAATTGGATTTAGGGAGTAGTCAGCCAGCCGAAGAGGATGACTTAAGTTTTGATCTGGAAACTTCTCTGGAGTCGACCGATGAAAGCGATGTCGATTTAGGCGATGACCTGGATTTAAATTTCGACACGGAAACCAATCTCGAAGATGAACTTGGTGAGCTAGATCTTGATTTTGACTCTGTTGAAAAACCAGAGTCCAAAGATGATGAAGACGATTTCTCGATTGATTTTGAAAGCCCTGAAATGCCTTCATCAGAAGAAGCTGAAGACGAGCTTTCTATCGACTTCGACCTCGAAGAGGGGTTGGATGAACTAGGTGAGACAGACCTGTCCGCCTTGGATAGCGAGCTGGAGCTGGAGTTACCTGAAGAGAGTCAGAACGACGAGGCAGAAGAAGAGTTTGATCTTGGTGATCTGGATTTGGGTGATGACCTTTCTCTTGAGGACGAATCCAGTGATGAAGAAGCCGAGGATGACCTTTCTGATTTGAGTATTGACTTTGATATTGAGGAACCAGAAGCTGAAGTCGCTGAACCTGAGTCTCTGGAATCTGATTTGGCTGCGTTAGATGTTGCTTTGGATGGTTCTTTTGATCTTGAAGAAACAGCTGAAGATATTGCTGAATCTGAAGATGAGATTTCTCTTGATTTGGAAGATGAACTTGAACTTGAATCAACTGAATCTGAACCAGAGCCTATTAGTTCATGGTCTGAAAAAGAAACGTTAATTTCCCCAGCTATAAATTTAGAAGTTGAGAGCAGCAAAGAAGACGATTTGGATATTGCCGCAGATGATATGGATTTGTCCGCACTTGACGAAGAGTTGGATGCGCTTACCAGCGACATCGATAGCGATCTGGCTGATCTTGATGATGAATTGTCTTTTGACGTTGAGCCTGCCCCAGAAGCTCCTCCTACAGCAACGGTAATGGAAGAGCCTGAGGTGGATTTCGATTTGGAAGACGATTTGGATGAGCCTCGTGAGACTGAGTCCGTTGAGTTTGATGAGTCTGATTTGGAAATGGGTGAAGACACCATGTTCCAAGAGGCAATTGCTGAAGTACCTGATTCAGATCTTGATTTTGAGATACCTGAAGTTGATCCGGAAGCGGCGGGTGATGATGAAGACCTGGGCTTCTTGAGTGACAGTGATGAAGTGGCAACAAAGTTGGAT